GGCGACCCGGTGATGTACCAGCACCTGTTCTGGTTCTTCGGGCACCCCGAGGTCTACATCATGATCCTGCCGGGCTTCGGGATCATCAGCCATGTGGTGGCGACGTTCTCGGGCAAGCCGGTGTTCGGCTACCTGGGCATGGTGGCCGCCATGGCCGCCATCGGGGTGCTGGGCTCGGTGGTGTGGGCGCACCACATGTTCACGGTCGGCATGAGCCTCGCGCTCACCGCCTACTTCTCGGCCGCCTCGATGGTCATCGCCGTGCCGACCGGGATCAAGGTGTTCTCCTGGATCGCCACGATGTGGGGCGGGTCCATCTCGTTCCGCACACCGATGCTGTGGGCCATCGGCTTCATCTTCGTCTTCGTGATCGGCGGGGTGACGGGCGTGGTCCTGGCCAGCGCGGCCATGGACCAGGGCGTCCACGACACCTACTACGTGGTGGCCCACTTCCACTACGTGCTGAGCCTGGGCGCGGTGTTCTCGATCTTCGCGGCCTTCTACTACTGGTTCGAGAAGATCTTCGGGGTGAAGTACAACGAGGCGCTCGGGAACCTGCACTTCTGGGTGTTCCTGATCGGCACGAACATCATCTTCTTCCCGCAGCACTTCCTGGGCCTGCAGGGCATGCCCCGGCGCTACGTCGACTATCCCGAGGCCTTCGCCCTGTGGAACAAGGTCTCGTCCATCGGCTACGTGATCATGGCGGCCAGCATGGGGGTCTTCCTGCTGGTGGTGCTGGAGGCGGCCATCCGCCGGCGGAAGGGAGAGGCCAACCCCTGGGGCGAGGGGGCGACGACGCTGGAGTGGACCCTGCCGTCGCCGCCGCCGCACCACACCTTCAACGAGCTGCCGGTCATCACGGGGGACAAGCCCTGAAGTCAGACCTGAAGCCGGACCTGGGACGGAAGGGCGCGCCCGCGCCCCTATCCTGCCGCGGGTCCGGGGGGCTAGCATGGTCGGCTGAAGCGACACGGCGGGTAACATGCGTCTGACCGGCTACACCGACTTCGCCCTGCGGGTGCTGATGTACATCGCCGTCCACCCCGACCGGCGGCCGACCATCGCCGAGATCGCCGCCGGCTACGGCATCTCCAAGAACCACCTGATGAAGGTGGTCTTCGACCTGGGGCGGGCTGGCTATATCGAGACGGTGCGCGGCAAGAACGGCGGCCTGCGGCTCGCCCGGCCGGCCGAGTCCATCGGGGTGGGCGAACTGGTCCGGCGCACCGAGGGCGACATGGCGCTGGCGCCCTGCCTGGGGCGCGCCGACGGCTGCGTGATCACGCCGGCCTGCCGGCTGAAGGGGGTGCTGGTCGAGGCGCGCACCGCGTTCATGGACGTGCTGGACCGCTACACCATCGCCGACCTCGCGCGGCAGCCCGAGTCGCTGCGGGCCCTGCTGGGCCAGCCGGCCCTCGCCGAGGCCTAGGCCCCCGGCTCGGCCGGCGCGCGGACGACCTGGCCCTTGTGGGTGAAGATGGCTTTCGGCGGCCCGCCGGGCGCTCCGCCGCGCAACCGTTCGGCCCATCGCTTCAGCCGCGAGGCCGCGCCCTCCTGGACCTCGGCCTCGTCGGTCGCCTCCTCGACCCGCAGCACCTCCGGCACGTAGCGCCGCACGATCTGCTCGATGCCGGCCTTCAGCGTCAGCCTGGAGGAGGGACAGCCGCCGCAGGCGCCCTGCATGCGGATCCACAGCACCCCCGTGTCGGGCTCGAAACGGTCGAAGAGCACGTCGCCGCCGTCGCGCGCCACGCCCGGCCGGACGTACAGCCCCAGCACCTGGCGGATCTCGCCTTCCACCTGGCTCTCTTCGGGGTCGGGCGGGTCCGCGCCCTCGGCCGCCACGGCGGGCGCGCCGCTCTCGAGGTGGTCGGCGATCTCGGCGATGGCCTTGATCCGCAAGGTGGTCCAGGCCTCGCCGTCCGTCTCGCGCGTGACGGTCACGAAGTCCTCGGCGATCAGGACGTGGCGCACCGAGCCCAGGGCGAACAGCCGCGCCGCCAGCGGCGAGGCCGCCGGGTCGAACCCCGTACGATCGAAGGCGTGGGCGGTCCCGTCCGTCAGCCGGGCATGCGGCAGGAACTTGCGGGCCTCGGGGTTGGGCGTGGTTTCGGTGAGGATGAGCACGGCGGCTCCTCGCGCTTGCCCTCACCTAGCGCGTCGTCTACTTAGAAGCAATATTTCTTATGCATCTTTAGAAGCAGGCCCACCATGGACGCCGCCGACCGAGCCCGTCTCGCGCCCGGAACCGCCGCCGGGGTCACCGAGCCGATGATCGAGGCCCTGGTGCACGCCTTCTACGGCAAGGTGCGCCGTGACCCGGCGCTGGGGCCGATCTTCGATCGCGTGATCGGCGACGGCTGGGACGAGCACCTGGCGCGCATGTGCGACTTCTGGTCCTCGGTCCTGCTGATGACCGGCCGCTTCAAGGGCGCGCCGATGGCCGCCCACATCCAGGTGGGCGGGATCCGGGGGACGCACTTCGCCCACTGGCTGCATCTGTTCGGCCAGACCGCCGACGAGGTCTGCCCGCCGCCCGCCGCGGCGCTGTTCAAGGTCCGCGCGGAGATGATCGCCCAGAGCCTGCAGCTGGGGATCGCCGCCAGCCGCGGCGAGGCCGCCTAGGCGACCCGACGGGCCGGCGAGGTCAGCGCCCGCTCGGCCTCGCCCATGTAGTCGCGGGTGACCGGCAGGGCGTCGATCCGCTTGGCGAGCTGCACCTGGAAGACGAAGTGGCCGCGATGGCGGAAGGCCATCTCGGAAATGCCGAGGTAGAATTCCCACATCCGGCAGAAGCGCTCGTCCATCATGCCGGCGATCTCTTCCCGCCGGTCGGCGAACCGCTCGCGCCAGTTCTTCAGCGTCTCGGCGTAGTGGAGCCGCAGGATCTCGATATCGGTCACGTAGAGGCCGGCCCGCTCGATCGCCGGCAGCACCTCGGACAGCGCCGGGATGTAGCCGCCGGGGAAGATGTACTTCGCGACCCAGGCGTTGGTGACGTTGGGCCCTTCCGGCCGGCCGATGGAGTGGATCAGGGCCACGCCGTCGTCCTTCAGGAGCCGTGCGACCCCGTCGAAATAGGCCTGGTAGTTGGGGCGGCCGACGTGCTCGAACATGCCGACGGAGACGATGCGGTCGTACGGCCCCGGCACGTCGCGGTAGTCGGTGAGCGAGAAGCGCGCCCGCCCCGAGAGCCCCTTGGCCTCGGCCCGCTGCTGGGCGAGGGCGAGCTGCTCGGTCGACAGGGTGATTCCGTCCACCTCGACGCCGGTCTCCTCGGCGAGGGTCAGGGCCATGCCGCCCCAGCCGCAGCCGATGTCCAGCACCGTCTGGCCGGGCTGGAGGGCCAGCTTGGCGGCGATGTGCCGCTTCTTGGCGAGCTGGGCCTCCTCGAGCGTCATGTCCGGCCGGGCGAAGTAGGCGCAGGAGTACTGCATGTCCTCGTCGAGGAAGCGCCGGTAGAGCTCGTTCGAGAGGTCGTAGTGGTGGGCCACGTTGCGGCGGGCTGCCCGGCGGTGATTGGCCTCGCGGCGGCGGTCGCGCCACCAGCGGGCGAGCGGCCCGCGCTTCTTGCGCTTCTTGAACTTGGCGTTGGCGCCGATCAGGTCGATGAAGTCGGCGATGTCGCCCTGTTCCAGCACCAGGCCGCCGTCCACATAGGCCTCGCCCACGCCGAGGCCCGGCTTGGCCGCGATCCGGGCCGCCCAGGCCGCGCTGGTGATCCTGGCCTTCAGCGGCGGGCCCGAGCCGTCGCCCAGCTTCAGGACATGCCCGCCCGGAAGCTCGAGGGTCAGGTCGCCCTCGCGGACGGTGTTCCGCAGAAAGGATTGCAGGCTCATCACCGCACCCCACATCTCCGACCGAAGATAGGAACGGCGCCGCTACGGCCAAGGTTCCCGAACGTGGATCCTGCAGGCGCCGTCTTGACTCCCGTTCGCCTCTTTCTTACCTCCCCGCCGACGTTAGCACTCAAGGGCCGAGACTGCTAACAGGCGGCCCTTCGGCGCTTCCGTCCCCTTTGAATTTGGCACCGTCTCGAACGGAGAAAGATCATCATGGCGTTTCGTCCTCTGGGAGACCGCGTCCTCGTCAAGCGCGTCGAGGAAGAAGAGAAGACCCGGGGCGGGATCATCATCCCCGACACCGCCAAGGAAAAGCCGCAGGAAGGCGAAGTCATCGCCGTCGGCCCCGGCGCCCGCGATGAGACCGGCAAGGTCCAGCCGCTGGACGTGAAGGTCGGCGACCGCATCCTGTTCGGCAAGTGGTCGGGCACCGAGGTCAAGCTCGGCGGCGAAGACCTGCTGATCATGAAGGAAAGCGACATCCTCGGCGTGCTCGAGGCCGACAAGGCCGCGAAGGCCGCCTAAGGCGCCGCACCGCTTTCCACGCACCCAATCAGAAGAAGGACAGCACACATGGCTGCCAAAGACGTCTATTTCTCCTCCGACGCGCGCGACCGCATGCTGCGCGGCGTCAACACCCTCGCCAACGCGGTGAAGGTGACCCTCGGCCCCAAGGGCCGCAACGTCGTCATCGAGAAGTCGTTCGGCGCCCCGCGCTCGACCAAGGACGGCGTGTCGGTCGCCAAGGAAATCGAGCTGTCGGACAAGTTCGAGAACCTGGGCGCCCAGCTCATCCGTGAAGTGGCCTCGAAGACCAACGACAAGGCCGGCGACGGCACCACGACCGCCACGGTCCTGGCCCAGGCCATCGTCGTGGAAGGCCTGAAGTCGGTCGCGGCCGGCATGAACCCGATGGACCTGAAGCGCGGCGTCGACAAGGCCGTGGCCAAGGTCATCGAGGAGATCAAGGCGACCTCCAAGAAGGTCTCGGCCAACAGCGAGATCGCCCAGGTCGGCACCATCTCGGCCAACGGCGACGTGGAAGTGGGCGAGATGATCGCCCGCGCCATGGAAAAGGTCGGCAACGAAGGCGTCATCACGGTCGAAGAGGCCAAGACCGCCGAGACCGAGCTCGACGTCGTCGAGGGGATGCAGTTCGACCGCGGCTACCTGTCGCCGTACTTCATCACCAACGCCGAGAAGATGGAGGCCGACCTCGAAGAGCCGCTGATCCTGCTCTTCGAAAAGAAGCTCTCCTCGCTGCAGCCCCTGCTGCCGGTGCTGGAAGCCGTGGTCCAGTCGGGCCGCCCGCTCCTGATCATCGCTGAAGACGTCGAGGGCGAAGCGCTGGCGACCCTCGTGGTCAACAAGCTGCGCGGCGGCCTGCGCGTCGCGGCCGTCAAGGCTCCAGGCTTCGGCGACCGCCGCAAGGCCATGCTGGAAGACATCGCGATCCTGACCGGCGGCCAGCTGATCAGCGAAGACCTCGGCATCAAGCTCGAGAACGTCAGCCTCGACATGCTGGGCCGGGCCAAGAAGGTCACGATCACCAAGGAAGACACCACGATCGTGGACGGCTCGGGCGACAAGAGCGGCATCGAAGGCCGCATCGCCCAGATCAAGAAGCAGATCGAGGACACCACCTCCGACTACGACAAGGAGAAGCTCCAGGAGCGTCTCGCCAAGCTCGCGGGCGGCGTCGCGGTGATCCGCGTCGGCGGCGCGACCGAAGTCGAGGTGAAGGAGAAGAAGGACCGCGTCGACGACGCCCTGAACGCCACCCGCGCTGCGGTGGAAGAAGGCATCGTCCCCGGCGGCGGCGTCGCCCTGCTGAAGGCCTCGAAGGTGCTCGACGGCTTCAAGGGCGACAACGACGACCAGGAAGCCGGCATCGCCATCGTGCGCCGCGCCCTGCAGGCTCCGATCCGTCAGATCTCGGAGAACGCGGGCGTCGAGGGCTCGATCGTGGTGGGCAAGGTGCTCGAGAACGCCTCGCCGACCTTCGGCTTCAACGCCCAGACGGAAGAGTACGTCGACCTCGTGCAGGCCGGCGTGATCGACCCGGCGAAGGTGGTCCGCACCGCCCTGCAGGACGCCGCCTCGGTGGCCGGCCTGCTGATCACCACGGAAGCGGCCATCGTCGAGGCCCCCAAGAAGGGCGGCGCCGGCGGCGCTCCGGGCGGCATGCCCGGCGGCATGGGCGACATGGACTTCTAAGTCCGACGCTCAGCATGAAGATGGAGGGCGGGGCCGCGAGGCTCCGCCCTTTTTCTTTGGCGCGGGCCTAGCCGACGATGGCGTCCACGGCCGCGTCGTACTCCTCCTGGGCGTCGTCCACCTCGCGCTGGACGACGGCGCGTTCGGCGTCGGTCGTCACCTGGTCGAGCAGCAGCTTGGCGTCCTCGAGCCGTTCCTTGGCGGCCTGCCAGCGGGCGTATCCGGGATGGTTCTCGATCGACAAAGGCGGCCTCCGGCGTGTTGCGGGCTCCTTCGCCCAAACGGCCGTCCGGCGCAAACGGTCTCAGCCGCGCTCGGGCTCGCGCGCCACCATGTTGCCGATCCAGCTCACGACGCCGGTGACGATCGCCGCCAGGACGCCGGGGACGAGGCCGTCCACCCGGAAGCCGCCCAGCATCATGGCCACCAGGCCGATCATGGCGGCGTTCACCACCAGCAGGAACAGCCCCAGCGTCACGATGGTGATCGGCAGGGTCAGGAGCACCACCACCGGCCTGACGAAGGCGTTGACGAGGCCCAGGAGCACGGCGGCGACGATCAGCGTGCCCGTGTCGTCCACCCGCACCCCCGGGACGATCTTCGAGGCCGCCCAGAGACCCAGCGCGGCGAAGATCGCCCGGACGATGAACCTGGCCAGCATGGGCGCCTCCCGTTCCTGGCGGCACTAGAGCGGCGTTTCCCCGCGACTGCAACCGAGGGACGCCCGGTTACACCAAGCTGGACTGTATCAGGCGAACAGTTCAAAATATTAACTATACTGGGGGCTTGGGTCCCCAGGCGACGGGGCGACAATCGGGGGACGGCGTGGCGGGCGCGCGCTGGAAGGTGCTGGACGAGCGGCTGGACATCGTGGCCCGCACCTCGTGGGACGTGGTGGCGGTCCGCGTCGCAGCCGGCGTCGTCGCCGCGCTGCTCTGCGTGCAGCCCTTCGGCCTGGCCTGGAGCATGGGCTGGCTGGCCGCCTTCGCCGCCACCGAGGCCGGCGCGCGGATCGCCTCCCGCGCGGCCTGGACCGGAGGCGCCCTGACCCGCCCGGCCCGCTTCTGGTACCTGACCTGGATGACCCTCGCGGGCCTGACCTGGTGCGCCCTGGCCCTGCGCGGGTGGCTGTCGGGTCAAGAGTCGCTGCGCCTGGCCGCCATGGCCATCCTGGTGACCGTCCTCGTCCACGCCCAGGGGTTCTCGTCCCGCACCCCGGCGGCGCTGGCGGCGATGGGCCTTCCCGCCGCCCTCCTCTGGATGCTGCTGCCGCTGGTCGGGGGCGGCTACGACGCGCAGAGCCTGGCTATCGTCGGCTTCGGCTTCACCATGGCGCTGTCCTATGTGGCGATCGCGGCCAGGGCCACGGCCCGCAGCGCGGCCGCCCTGGCCGACGCCGAGCGGCGGGCCAACGACGCCAACGAGGCCAAGTCGGCCTTCCTCAGCATGGTCACCCACGAGCTGCGCACGCCGATGAACGGGGTCATGGGCATGGCGCGGGCCCTGCAGCAGACCGACCTGTCGCCCCGCCAGCGGGAGTACGCCGACACCATCGTCCGTTCGGGCGACGGCCTGCTCGCCATCCTCAACGACGTGCTCGACCATTCGAAGATCGAGGCCGGCCGGCTGGACCTGGAGGTCGCCCCGTTCAACCTGCGCGCCGTCAGCCAGCAGTCGCTGCAGCTGTGGACCGAGGCCGCCGCCGCCAAGGGCCTGGAGCTCGACTGCGACATCGACCCCGAGCTGCCGGCGCACGTGCTGGGCGACGAGACCCGCGTGCGGCAGATCATCCTGAACCTGCTCTCCAACGCGCTGAAGTTCACCGAGGCGGGCCGCGTCGCCCTGGCGCTCCGCCGGGCGCCGCACGC
The Phenylobacterium zucineum HLK1 genome window above contains:
- the ctaD gene encoding cytochrome c oxidase subunit I — encoded protein: MAMAGTRAIGDSGPHGAPSFWTRWFCSTNHKDIGVLYLVFAVVAGLIGGALSGLMRWELYEPGVQVFREGSWLAQLGAFEGKHGFNVAVTAHALIMVFFTVMPAQMGAFGNYFTPLMIGAPDMAFPRMNNVSFWLLVAAFTLLVLSLFVDGGPGKGAGTGWTLYPPLSTSGHSGPSVDLVILSIHLAGASSILGAINFITTILNMRAPGMTLLRMPLFAWSVLITAFLLLLTLPVLAGAITMMLTDRNFGTHFFDAAGGGDPVMYQHLFWFFGHPEVYIMILPGFGIISHVVATFSGKPVFGYLGMVAAMAAIGVLGSVVWAHHMFTVGMSLALTAYFSAASMVIAVPTGIKVFSWIATMWGGSISFRTPMLWAIGFIFVFVIGGVTGVVLASAAMDQGVHDTYYVVAHFHYVLSLGAVFSIFAAFYYWFEKIFGVKYNEALGNLHFWVFLIGTNIIFFPQHFLGLQGMPRRYVDYPEAFALWNKVSSIGYVIMAASMGVFLLVVLEAAIRRRKGEANPWGEGATTLEWTLPSPPPHHTFNELPVITGDKP
- a CDS encoding RrF2 family transcriptional regulator, with the protein product MRLTGYTDFALRVLMYIAVHPDRRPTIAEIAAGYGISKNHLMKVVFDLGRAGYIETVRGKNGGLRLARPAESIGVGELVRRTEGDMALAPCLGRADGCVITPACRLKGVLVEARTAFMDVLDRYTIADLARQPESLRALLGQPALAEA
- a CDS encoding NifU family protein — protein: MLILTETTPNPEARKFLPHARLTDGTAHAFDRTGFDPAASPLAARLFALGSVRHVLIAEDFVTVTRETDGEAWTTLRIKAIAEIADHLESGAPAVAAEGADPPDPEESQVEGEIRQVLGLYVRPGVARDGGDVLFDRFEPDTGVLWIRMQGACGGCPSSRLTLKAGIEQIVRRYVPEVLRVEEATDEAEVQEGAASRLKRWAERLRGGAPGGPPKAIFTHKGQVVRAPAEPGA
- a CDS encoding group III truncated hemoglobin; translation: MDAADRARLAPGTAAGVTEPMIEALVHAFYGKVRRDPALGPIFDRVIGDGWDEHLARMCDFWSSVLLMTGRFKGAPMAAHIQVGGIRGTHFAHWLHLFGQTADEVCPPPAAALFKVRAEMIAQSLQLGIAASRGEAA
- a CDS encoding SAM-dependent methyltransferase; translation: MSLQSFLRNTVREGDLTLELPGGHVLKLGDGSGPPLKARITSAAWAARIAAKPGLGVGEAYVDGGLVLEQGDIADFIDLIGANAKFKKRKKRGPLARWWRDRRREANHRRAARRNVAHHYDLSNELYRRFLDEDMQYSCAYFARPDMTLEEAQLAKKRHIAAKLALQPGQTVLDIGCGWGGMALTLAEETGVEVDGITLSTEQLALAQQRAEAKGLSGRARFSLTDYRDVPGPYDRIVSVGMFEHVGRPNYQAYFDGVARLLKDDGVALIHSIGRPEGPNVTNAWVAKYIFPGGYIPALSEVLPAIERAGLYVTDIEILRLHYAETLKNWRERFADRREEIAGMMDERFCRMWEFYLGISEMAFRHRGHFVFQVQLAKRIDALPVTRDYMGEAERALTSPARRVA
- the groES gene encoding co-chaperone GroES, which translates into the protein MAFRPLGDRVLVKRVEEEEKTRGGIIIPDTAKEKPQEGEVIAVGPGARDETGKVQPLDVKVGDRILFGKWSGTEVKLGGEDLLIMKESDILGVLEADKAAKAA
- the groL gene encoding chaperonin GroEL (60 kDa chaperone family; promotes refolding of misfolded polypeptides especially under stressful conditions; forms two stacked rings of heptamers to form a barrel-shaped 14mer; ends can be capped by GroES; misfolded proteins enter the barrel where they are refolded when GroES binds) codes for the protein MAAKDVYFSSDARDRMLRGVNTLANAVKVTLGPKGRNVVIEKSFGAPRSTKDGVSVAKEIELSDKFENLGAQLIREVASKTNDKAGDGTTTATVLAQAIVVEGLKSVAAGMNPMDLKRGVDKAVAKVIEEIKATSKKVSANSEIAQVGTISANGDVEVGEMIARAMEKVGNEGVITVEEAKTAETELDVVEGMQFDRGYLSPYFITNAEKMEADLEEPLILLFEKKLSSLQPLLPVLEAVVQSGRPLLIIAEDVEGEALATLVVNKLRGGLRVAAVKAPGFGDRRKAMLEDIAILTGGQLISEDLGIKLENVSLDMLGRAKKVTITKEDTTIVDGSGDKSGIEGRIAQIKKQIEDTTSDYDKEKLQERLAKLAGGVAVIRVGGATEVEVKEKKDRVDDALNATRAAVEEGIVPGGGVALLKASKVLDGFKGDNDDQEAGIAIVRRALQAPIRQISENAGVEGSIVVGKVLENASPTFGFNAQTEEYVDLVQAGVIDPAKVVRTALQDAASVAGLLITTEAAIVEAPKKGGAGGAPGGMPGGMGDMDF
- a CDS encoding phage holin family protein, which gives rise to MLARFIVRAIFAALGLWAASKIVPGVRVDDTGTLIVAAVLLGLVNAFVRPVVVLLTLPITIVTLGLFLLVVNAAMIGLVAMMLGGFRVDGLVPGVLAAIVTGVVSWIGNMVAREPERG
- a CDS encoding ATP-binding protein; its protein translation is MGPQATGRQSGDGVAGARWKVLDERLDIVARTSWDVVAVRVAAGVVAALLCVQPFGLAWSMGWLAAFAATEAGARIASRAAWTGGALTRPARFWYLTWMTLAGLTWCALALRGWLSGQESLRLAAMAILVTVLVHAQGFSSRTPAALAAMGLPAALLWMLLPLVGGGYDAQSLAIVGFGFTMALSYVAIAARATARSAAALADAERRANDANEAKSAFLSMVTHELRTPMNGVMGMARALQQTDLSPRQREYADTIVRSGDGLLAILNDVLDHSKIEAGRLDLEVAPFNLRAVSQQSLQLWTEAAAAKGLELDCDIDPELPAHVLGDETRVRQIILNLLSNALKFTEAGRVALALRRAPHADGEGGVEILVSDTGPGMTAEQVARLFRPYSQAEASTARRFGGTGLGLSICHRLSTMMGGEIGVESEPGRGSTFRVWLPLPAAEGGPVEVSEAPEVALPPLRVLVTDDNPINLAVARALLEAAGAAVETAVHGADALERLQVDLFDLVLMDVHMPVMDGLEAVRRIRAGTAGPQDIPVIALTADGAPGEEERLKALGFDALQGKPVQPAELFAAIERVMAARHQPRDVA